The Naumovozyma dairenensis CBS 421 chromosome 1, complete genome genomic interval AAAAATCTTTTTTGCATTCTGAACAGGAATCTCAAATATATTGGACATGCCCACATTCAACATAGTAAACATTTCAACAACCCAATCGCTATTCATCAGTAATTCAATGGATTCGTTTAAATCATCTGATTTTAATGTGGGGTTCTGTAATCCTAATGCGATTCCTGAACCATCATCACTCTTGGTCAAAAATTGTGTCAACGTAATAGTCAATCTACTACAAGATGACatcaaaatttcaatggATTCCAAAGACGTAGCATCCTCGACTTGAACAGCATCTTGAACAAAAGATACAGAATCATAAACGttcttaatgaaaataGGCAAATCGAGTACTGAGGGAGAAATGTCTCTATTAGAAGAGTTGACTGCTGATCTTTCCAAGTACACTAGTTGATCATCAACATATTCTAACCAGAATTGTCTTATTTGTGTGTAAATCTTGTTCATTGCATCTATTAAAAACTCTAAATTAGACGATTGTAaccttttcattttttcctctagcaatatcattaaagaTAATGCTAAACTTGGTTCATTTTTCAACGAATCCACGATAAATGATAAGAAATTGATCAAAATAGGTTGAAACACTTCAGAAACCATTTGTAATTTAGTTGTTGCTATGTGTCTATCTGAATCCATCTTATCAATGTAATCTAATGCGATGATTCTTGTTGGataatcattatattctttcaCATAATGTTCGAAATCTAAAGTGGATGAAATGtggaaaaatttatcaataaaattttgatatatgATGCAATTTTGTTCTAAAATCTCTAAAGCATCCACTAATCCTGACAATAGTTTGGAGGAAAGGGGTTCAACGGGGACTAACTTCTTCGTTTCTTGATAGTTTTTCCAACTTCTTAGAAGCCTAGCTTCTCCTTGTTGATTATTACTTGATACTTTCCCTATTTCCTCTTCAGGGTGATTCAATTGGAATAACATTTTTTCCCAAAGATTCAAGTACACGGTCTCAATACTTTTATTCCACAATTTAATAAGATCCTTGTATGAAGCGATTGATGTCTCTTTACAAAATAAGACTATCGATGAAAATGCAAGCAACCTTGATAAAATGCTATTTAATTGATCAGTTGAAGTATCTCCGGTTTGCACACTTTCAAATTTCGTGCCAAATTCTTGAACGACTCTTTCTAAGAACAAGTCTTTAACCCTTTCATAATATTGACGCCTTTGCTTTAAAGCCTCCATATCTCTTAAATTATAATCTTCTTCGCTTGATTCATTATCACCACTTATAGCCTTCAATGCCTTAGATAAGGAgtttaattgaatatccATCCATGGTAGGTTTCTTTCTCTAATAGGGCATTTCaacaattctttcaaagtatCTTCATCTAACGAGACTGtgtttaataattctgaTAAAGTATTCCATAAAAGTTTCTTATTAGCATATTCCACTTGTAATCCATTATCTTGATTTTCAACGtattcaatatcttcagCAAAATTGTTCATTTCCATTAGGAACAACGTTAATGACGGGTTCATTTTATCACATTCTCTATTAACATTTGTAATGTACGGTTCAAGACTTGGACCCATTTTTTCTAAAGTTACAATACCTTTATTAAATGTATGTTGTGTTTCAGCGATTTTAAGGTCCAAATGTTCAATCAATTTGTCTGcatcttcatctaattcCCAATTCATCCCCGTTAGAACTTCTAATAgaacatcatcatctacaTCTACGtcccatttttttcttttcatcatAGGTGTTCCTGattgttcttgttccaTCGGTTGTAactgctgttgttgttgttgttggtcttcttcttgaatcGTAGAAACTTCATGGTATCtatgttgttgttgctggATGTCTTCAGGAGGCGTCAGATCCTGACTATAGCGAACTTCATCATTTCTTTCATACGACATATCATTCGTGGTGTCCAATTCATCCTCCGGTAGTTTCACTTCCGGTATTGATTCATTTAGATCTACATCTTCTTgctcttcctcttcctcttcctcttcgCCTTTTTGTACTACCCCCttattgatattcttcGATCCCGTGTAATCATCAAGATATAAATCTAAAGGttcctcctcttcttcatcttgtGAAATATCTAGTGGTTCGACATTTgctatttttttaaatcCAGCAACTTCAGAGGAAGAGTGCTTATATTCTTCCGTAAGAGCAGCATTCAGATTTTCTAAAGCGTTGccattcttattattattactactactgACAGAATTGGCCTGTTGGGTGTCTACATGAGAGAGGTTTAAATCGCTCGcatttcttgttgttccactatattgatgatttggTGGGTTCTCCGCTGTGTACGTCCCAGTAGAATTTTGCTCACTACTATGAGTGCTCGAGGTTAAAGATGGGCTGGTAGTTTTCTTGGAAGTACCTGGTATTTGATAAGGAGATGATAATCCtgtttcttgatttttctGATTTATTCCCATTGACTCGTTTGTGTTATAAATTGGAGACATAGACCCACTTACGTAGGAGTAAGGATGTTGTTTTCTGTGTTGGTTAGAATCTGTGGTCTGTTCTTTAGGAGCATATTTTTTACTAACTTCATCTAAGGTTGATGTCGTAGAATAAGGTTGTTTATTTAAGGGAATCCTTGAAACTGGTGACGTTGCTGTGGGCATTGAGACCATTTGAATCCTGTCTTGACTTCTTCTGTATGGATGCATATCTCTATCCTGTGTTTCTTCATTGTTATTCCTTGGGTCCATTTTCGGGTATGTGGGGGATAATATAGGGGTCTTCCTAGATCGTGGACTTGAACTTGTGATTGCAGTGGTGGTATCGATTGGTGGTAATGAGGGAGTCGGTATCTGTTGGTGTAACTTTGCAACCGGTGCTGATATCATAGGTGATGCTGAAGAAATGGGACTAGTCATTCCTGAAGTTGGAGTCTGTTGCTGTCTAGTAATAACGGCTCTTTGATAACTTTTTTCATCTAGATAAAACATAGATAAATCCCAATTAACCAATTGTGGGACCCGACCACTCAACATTTGCATATAAATTTTCACCAACGATTTAACGAAAACTGTCCTTTCCTTAGAGGAATTTGTTTCCCAATAGTATACTTTCCCCATAGTTAACAAGAACCCTTCTGGGACTTGCGTATCTCTCTCAATCTTGagtaattctttcaaattccaTGTTCTTCCAATTTGGAAAGATCCATCTTGATTCTCACGAGCCTTATGCAATTGTACCTCGTTAGGTTTGTTGGCTTTACTACTTATAATCAATAcccttttcttcttattttccaatctaGGTTCTCCCGTTGGTCTTGAACTTGGGAATTTCGaatcttcaataattctcACATGTGTGATATATGAATTGGGTGCATTCCCAGTCTTTGGATCTGGTCTAGAGAAACAATAATTGATTATGGCTCTCCTATCCCTATCGTATTGTTCCGCTAAGAAGTTTGAACTTTGAGATGAATCAGAGGACCTTGACGTGGTTCTCTTATGACTAGGGTTAGAAGCCGATATTGGGGGTGCCACATTGGATCCACTGATCGACCGACCGTGTTGTTGATAACTTAATCTTTTAGAGTTACTGCTGTTAGATGCGGATCTCCTATGGAATATAGAGTTGGAGTTTTCATCTTGCGATGGTTCCCTGCTATGggtttttttcttgaaaggTGATTTAGCACGATGCATGATTAATTGTCAGCAGTAAAATGTGAGTCTGTATCAATCAATGTCGCTATCTTTGAACGATAAAGATGACTACCTTTATCGTGGACCTTTATAAAGGAATGACATTTTACTCTTGTAGTGTTTCTATATCACTTGTTTCTTCCTTACTGATTGTTTATATATCCCTATGTATCCGTTAGTAGCTCCACGGGTAAACAAAAGAacagattttgaaaattttcgaAAATGAAAGTAATACCAAAGTAAATATACTAATACAAGTGATATTTCTATATATGAAATAGTAAAACGTATTTCAACTTGATTCTGGCGCTTTTATCTTCTAAAGTTTGCTTGTTAGGTGATCTCATCATAATATTACTATTTCAGCAGCTCACCTTATATTACAATGTCTTTGGATTTCAACGGTCTAGCCCAACAATTCACCGAATTCTATTACAACCAATTTGATACCGACAGAACTCAATTGGGTAACCTTTACAGAGAGCAATCCATGTTGACTTTCGAAACCAGTCAATTACAAGGTGCCAAGGACATCGTGGAAAAATTGGTCTCTTTGCCATTCCAAAAGGTCGCTCACAGAATCACCACTTTAGATGCTCAACCGGCTTCTTCCAATGGTGATGTGCTAGTTATGATCACTGGGGACCTTTTGATCGATGATGAGCAAAACCCACAACGTTTCTCTCAAGTCTTCCACTTGATCCCAGAAGGTAACTCTTACTATGTCTTTAATGACATTTTCCGTTTGAATTACTCTGCTtaagaaacaaaacaaaagtAATCTAATCATCTTCAGCTAACTCCTTCTTTCATGGCAAATATATAGGTATACAATTTTGTACTTTATATCTGAGTAAATAGCTTAactaaagataataaacTAATCTATTAAAAAGTGCTTTTATAcctcttttttttccataaaaatatgtataaacttctttgaatattattatttgaaaagagcAAAATCTATTAagctttctttttccatAACTTTAATCgaaatcttttaatatGGCTCTTCTTTCTACTTGGGCTTGTTTTGCTGGTTTACCTTTTCCGATATCGTCTGCGATCTTCTCGTCAACTTCACAAGATAACTTGACATATTCAATGAACCTGTCAAAATCATCTATAACATACTTTGGTATATAGACAGCACCATTTTTATCACAAATCACATAGCCACTAGAAGATAATTCCATCGGCTTATTGTCAAAGTTcacaattttcaaaaggCCATCCATTAAAATAGGCTTAAATCTACCGTTAGCACTGCAGGCACTCACCCCATAGCTAAACACAGGGAACTTCAAAGCAATATGCTCATCAACATCTCTAATCCTTCCAAAAACAATGGTACCATTACACCCTTGATACTGAGCTCTCTTAGACATCAATCCACCATAAATTGCCTCAGACATAGTTACATAAGGCGCATACTTCAATTGGAATTCCAAAGGGAATCCTAACATTAGAACACTCCCAGgtttcaaattatcaatataatttatagCAGGGCGAGGATCATCAATGGGAACAAACAAGACGGTGCTGATCGGGCCAACTAGAGGTTCAGTGAAGGCTGACTGTCTTGTAAGGTTGGGGATGTAACTCCCTCCTTTTATCTTGTACAAGTTCAATAAGGCATCTGCTATATCGCATGTAGTAAACTCTTTT includes:
- the SEC3 gene encoding GTP-Rho binding exocyst subunit SEC3 (similar to Saccharomyces cerevisiae SEC3 (YER008C); ancestral locus Anc_7.154), which translates into the protein MHRAKSPFKKKTHSREPSQDENSNSIFHRRSASNSSNSKRLSYQQHGRSISGSNVAPPISASNPSHKRTTSRSSDSSQSSNFLAEQYDRDRRAIINYCFSRPDPKTGNAPNSYITHVRIIEDSKFPSSRPTGEPRLENKKKRVLIISSKANKPNEVQLHKARENQDGSFQIGRTWNLKELLKIERDTQVPEGFLLTMGKVYYWETNSSKERTVFVKSLVKIYMQMLSGRVPQLVNWDLSMFYLDEKSYQRAVITRQQQTPTSGMTSPISSASPMISAPVAKLHQQIPTPSLPPIDTTTAITSSSPRSRKTPILSPTYPKMDPRNNNEETQDRDMHPYRRSQDRIQMVSMPTATSPVSRIPLNKQPYSTTSTLDEVSKKYAPKEQTTDSNQHRKQHPYSYVSGSMSPIYNTNESMGINQKNQETGLSSPYQIPGTSKKTTSPSLTSSTHSSEQNSTGTYTAENPPNHQYSGTTRNASDLNLSHVDTQQANSVSSSNNNKNGNALENLNAALTEEYKHSSSEVAGFKKIANVEPLDISQDEEEEEPLDLYLDDYTGSKNINKGVVQKGEEEEEEEEQEDVDLNESIPEVKLPEDELDTTNDMSYERNDEVRYSQDLTPPEDIQQQQHRYHEVSTIQEEDQQQQQQQLQPMEQEQSGTPMMKRKKWDVDVDDDVLLEVLTGMNWELDEDADKLIEHLDLKIAETQHTFNKGIVTLEKMGPSLEPYITNVNRECDKMNPSLTLFLMEMNNFAEDIEYVENQDNGLQVEYANKKLLWNTLSELLNTVSLDEDTLKELLKCPIRERNLPWMDIQLNSLSKALKAISGDNESSEEDYNLRDMEALKQRRQYYERVKDLFLERVVQEFGTKFESVQTGDTSTDQLNSILSRLLAFSSIVLFCKETSIASYKDLIKLWNKSIETVYLNLWEKMLFQLNHPEEEIGKVSSNNQQGEARLLRSWKNYQETKKLVPVEPLSSKLLSGLVDALEILEQNCIIYQNFIDKFFHISSTLDFEHYVKEYNDYPTRIIALDYIDKMDSDRHIATTKLQMVSEVFQPILINFLSFIVDSLKNEPSLALSLMILLEEKMKRLQSSNLEFLIDAMNKIYTQIRQFWLEYVDDQLVYLERSAVNSSNRDISPSVLDLPIFIKNVYDSVSFVQDAVQVEDATSLESIEILMSSCSRLTITLTQFLTKSDDGSGIALGLQNPTLKSDDLNESIELLMNSDWVVEMFTMLNVGMSNIFEIPVQNAKKIFDVEKEAYADYLLRDSMPKLTSFVMGAMRVIEKSFEQRSNPSTWAAYSKHNLEMILKSYTSQEINLLVRRLHKHLVNDFSNGQNEVVREVLCQKLWSCLQGQTVSLYLKLYTLIDKNYKTINVPFTKNDIITAFEMYKK
- the NTF2 gene encoding Ran GTPase-binding protein NTF2 (similar to Saccharomyces cerevisiae NTF2 (YER009W); ancestral locus Anc_7.155) — protein: MSLDFNGLAQQFTEFYYNQFDTDRTQLGNLYREQSMLTFETSQLQGAKDIVEKLVSLPFQKVAHRITTLDAQPASSNGDVLVMITGDLLIDDEQNPQRFSQVFHLIPEGNSYYVFNDIFRLNYSA
- the NDAI0A08330 gene encoding bifunctional 4-hydroxy-4-methyl-2-oxoglutarate aldolase/oxaloacetate decarboxylase (similar to Saccharomyces cerevisiae YER010C; ancestral locus Anc_7.158), with protein sequence MNDEEKICNTLKEFTTCDIADALLNLYKIKGGSYIPNLTRQSAFTEPLVGPISTVLFVPIDDPRPAINYIDNLKPGSVLMLGFPLEFQLKYAPYVTMSEAIYGGLMSKRAQYQGCNGTIVFGRIRDVDEHIALKFPVFSYGVSACSANGRFKPILMDGLLKIVNFDNKPMELSSSGYVICDKNGAVYIPKYVIDDFDRFIEYVKLSCEVDEKIADDIGKGKPAKQAQVERRAILKDFD